The Bdellovibrio sp. ZAP7 DNA segment GGAGCTGCGGGTGGCGAAGGTCACGGTGGCGGAGAGAAGAAAGCCGAAGGCGGCGGTCATTAGAGAATGTTCCACGTGGAACATTCCCTTTTTATCAAAAATAACGATTAAGAGATCTTTTCGGTGCGAACGACACCGTATTTCACGGCACCAACGGGAAGTTTATATTCTCCCACTAGTGAGGGCGACCAAATCGAGCAAAGTTGAGTCGGAATTTCCCCGACCTCAATACCCCACTCCTCGCCCTTAAGGTGATAGACGGATCCGCCTTTAACGACAATCTTACGGGCCATCAAGATAGCTTTAGAAATATTCCCAAACCCACGGCAGATCGCCCACTTCACAGAGTCAGCCGGCAAAGCCTCGATGTTCTTGTTTTCGACTGTGACATTCTTAAGCTTCAAAGCCTGGATCGCGTGACCCAAGAACTCGCATTTCTTTACGTCCGTATCTACAAGGACGACCTGAATGTTAGGGTTCATAATTCCAAACACAATCCCAGGGAAACCATTCCCACTGCCAAAGTCATAGACTTTATCCATGTTCGGATTGGACTTAATGA contains these protein-coding regions:
- the rsmG gene encoding 16S rRNA (guanine(527)-N(7))-methyltransferase RsmG; this encodes MSNIDGSEAPPQIFWRIDEWFPDLSPEVRSRLKAYHEELQKFNRTLSLISAKSVFVADALHFADSINASKAIIKSNPNMDKVYDFGSGNGFPGIVFGIMNPNIQVVLVDTDVKKCEFLGHAIQALKLKNVTVENKNIEALPADSVKWAICRGFGNISKAILMARKIVVKGGSVYHLKGEEWGIEVGEIPTQLCSIWSPSLVGEYKLPVGAVKYGVVRTEKIS